Proteins encoded in a region of the Elaeis guineensis isolate ETL-2024a chromosome 7, EG11, whole genome shotgun sequence genome:
- the LOC105049052 gene encoding biotin--protein ligase 2 yields the protein MASIDVPGVAAPLNYRCNTKSMPSSLPLLPTAAAAVAFRFLRLRLSPPSHLPIPPPPLLSPSTKPISTTYLSSSSGGTMDGHRPSTLLLLAGKSPEENDLAQSLKSKSGTLKFGGEEQEEIKILLQSEMDSVTPPTFSSQLYMDVLSTSRFGRLLIWSPRLPSTHDLVSQNFSELPLGTVCIADVQFKGRGRAKNVWESPEGCLLFSFTLQMEDGHKLPLLQYVVSLAVTEAIKESCRAQGSPQLDVRIKWPNDLYLDGLKVGGILCTSTYRSKKFNVCAGIGLNLDNEKPTTCFNMVLQKLSSGTHRLMREDILAAFFNNFENLFDIFLIQGFQALEELYYKTWLHSGQKVIIEEKHEGQSVEETAVIVQGLTSSGYLLATDEDKKSYELHPDGNSFDFFKGLVRRKLG from the exons ATGGCCAGCATCGACGTCCCAGGGGTAGCCGCCCCACTGAACTACCGCTGCAACACCAAAAGTATGCCCTCTTCCCTTCCCCTCCTtcccaccgccgccgccgccgtcgcCTTCCGTTTCCTCCGCCTCCGCCTCTCTCCGCCGTCCCACCTTCCAATCCCTCCTCCTCCCCTCCTCTCCCCTTCCACCAAACCCATCTCCACCACCTACctctcctcctccagcggcggcaCCATGGACGGCCACCGCCCCTCCACCCTCCTCCTCCTCGCCGGAAAATCTCCTGAAGAGAACGACCTTGCCCAATCACTCAAGTCCAAGAGCGGAACCCTAAAGTTCGGAGGCGAAGAACAAGAagagattaagattttattgcaaTCCGAGATGGATTCCGTTACTCCCCCGACCTTCAGCTCCCAGCTCTACATGGACGTCCTCTCCACCAGCCGCTTCGGGAGACTCCTCATCTGGTCCCCGAGGCTTCCCTCCACCCACGATCTTGTTTCCCA GAATTTCTCAGAGCTCCCACTAGGGACGGTGTGCATTGCGGATGTGCAGTTCAAAGGAAGAG GTCGAGCAAAGAATGTATGGGAGTCGCCGGAGGGTTGCCTTCTGTTCTCGTTTACGTTGCAAATGGAGGATGGACACAAGCTGCCTTTGTTACAGTATGTCGTGTCTCTCGCAGTGACAGAGGCGATCAAGGAGTCATGCCGAGCCCAA GGATCGCCGCAACTTGATGTTAGAATAAAGTGGCCTAATGATCTATATCTAGATGGGCTTAAAGTTGGAGGCATCCTTTGCACCTCAACCTATAGATCAAAGAAATTCAATGTTTGTGCTG GTATTGGCTTGAACTTGGATAATGAGAAGCCAACCACATGTTTCAATATGGTACTGCAAAAACTGAGTTCTGGTACACATCGACTAATGAGGGAGGATATACTTGCAGCGTTTTTCAACAACTTTGAaaatctttttgatatttttttgattcaAG GCTTCCAAGCTCTCGAGGAGCTTTACTATAAGACATGGCTTCATAG TGGCCAGAAAGTTATCATAGAGGAAAAACATGAGGGACAATCTGTGGAAGAGACCGCAGTTATAGTTCAG GGATTGACATCATCTGGATATTTATTGGCAACCGATGAGGACAAGAAAAGCTATGAACTACATCCTGATGGTAATAG CTTTGACTTCTTCAAAGGACTAGTCAGGCGAAAGTTGGGgtga